TCCCGTCGGCGACATGCTCGCCGACGAACTCCACACGGTGCTCTACCTGCACGAAAAGCTCGCGGCGCGCGTGGTCGGCCAGGATGAAGCGCTCGATGCAATCGCGCGGCGCGTGCGCACGTTTCGCGCGGATCTCGACGATCCAGGCAAGCCCGTCGGCGTGTTTCTGCTGGTCGGCCCGAGCGGCGTAGGCAAGACCGAGACGGCCGCCGCGCTGGCCGACATGCTGTACGGCGGCGAGCGCAACATGATTACCGTGAACATGTCCGAATTCCAGGAGGCGCACAGCGTCTCCGGACTGAAGGGCGCGCCCCCGGGCTACGTCGGCTATGGCCGCGGCGGCGTGCTGACGGAAGCCGTGCGGCGGCGTCCGTACAGTGTCGTGCTGCTCGATGAAATGGAGAAGGCCCATCCCGACGTGCTCGAACTGTTCTTCCAGGTGTTCGACAAAGGCGTGATGGAAGACGGCGAGGGCATCTCGATCGACTTCAGGAACACGCTGATCCTGCTGACCTCGAACGCGGCGCAGGACGTCATCACGGAAGCGTGCCAGGGCGGCCGCCGTCCGCCTCCCGAGGAGCTGATCGCGCGTCTGCGGCCCGCGCTGCTCAAGCAGTTCAGCCCGGCGTTTCTTGGCCGCATGGTGCTGGTGCCTTACTACCACCTCGGCGATGCGCAGATCACGGCGATCGTGAACCTGAAGCTCAAGCGGCTCGCCGAGCGCTTTGCGCGCAACCATCATGCGCAACTGATGTGGGACGACCGCTTTGCGCAGGTCATCGCCGAGCGCTGCAAGGAAGTGGACAGCGGGGCGCGCAACGTCGATCACATCCTCACGCAATACGTGTTGCCTGAGCTGGCGCGCGAAGTGCTCGAACGCATGTCGATGGCGAAGCCGTTCGGCGGGGTGCAGCTCGATTTCGCGCAGGACGGCGCCGTCTGCTTCCGTTTCGTGGCTCGCGAGGAGAACTGACGTGCAAGCCGCCAACGCGACGCAGGCAGGCTGTCTGCTTTCGATCAGCACGCCGTTCGGCAAGGACGTCCTGCTGCTCGACGGGCTGGGCGGACGCGAAGCGATTTCGGCGCCGTTTCACTTCGATCTGCGCATGCGTTCGACGAACCGCGCGCTCGATGCGCAGGCGATCGTCGGCAAGAATGCGACCGTGACGCTGCAGGTGCCGTCGGGCACGAAGCGCTATCTCCATGGCATCGTCACCCGCTTTGCGCAGATCGGCACGGATGCGCAGCATGGCTTCTATACCGCCGAACTCGCGCCGCGTCTATGGCTGCTCGGGCTCGGGAGCGACCGGGCGATCTATCAGAACCTGAGTGCGCTCGACATCGTCGAGCAGGTGCTGCAGAAGTTCGGCATCGCAATCGAACTGCGCGTGAAAGGCACCTACGCCGTGCGCGAATACTGCGTGCAATACGACGAAAGCGCGTTGCAGTTCATCTCGCGGCTGATGGAAGAGGAAGGCATCTTCTACTTCTTCACGTTCGCCGACGGCGTGCACACGATGGTGCTCGGCGACAGCACCGCCGCGCACAAGCCGGGCAAGACCGACTCGCACCTCTGGTACTCCAGCGATTCGGTCGCGCATCGTCACGTCGACCGGGTCGACGCCTTCGAGATGACGACGGGGCTCGTTGAAGCCGAGCAGATCGTCGCCGACTACGACTACACGAAGGCTGCGCTGCTGACGGCCAATTCCGCAGCCGGCAGCGGGCCGGCGAGCGGAACGCGTTATACCTTTCCCGGCGGCTATGCGAAGGCTGCGGACGGCACGCGCACGGCGAAGCTGCGGCTCGCGGCACATCAACTGGGGCAGCGCACGGGCCGCGCCAGCAGCGGAATCTGCACGCTCACCGCAGGCGCGAGTTTCACGCTGGGCGGCCACGCGAATGCGGCCTTCAACGCGTCCTATGTGATCTGCGCGGTGTCGCACAGCGCGTCGAACAACGATCGCTATGACAACAGCTTCGACGTGATCCCGGCTTCGGTCGCATTCCGCCCGCCGCTCGTGACGCCGAAGCCGATGGTGGCCGGCACGCACACGGCGATCGTCACTGGTTCGTCGGGCGAGGAAATCTGGACCGACGCATACGGCCGCATCAAGCTGAAGTTCCACTGGGACCGTTCGGCCGGCGCCAACGAAAACAGCTCTTGCTGGGTGCGCGTGGCGCAGGTCGCGGCGGGTAACGGCTGGGGACATCTGGTGCTGCCGCGCGTGGGCCAGGAGGTGGTCGTGAGCTACGTCGACGGCGATCCCGACCGGCCGCTCGTGACCGGCAGCGTCTACAACCGCCAGGGTACGTTGCCCGTCGGCCTGCCTGCGTCGCAGACGCAAAGCGTGATGCGCTCGCGTTCGTCGAAAGGCGGCACCGCCGGCAATGAAATCCGCATGGACGACAAGCTCAATAGCGAGGAGCTGTATTTCCACGCGCAGAAGGATCTGAATATCGCCGTCGAAAACGCGCTGTCCACGACGGTGCTTGCGGGGGCCGAAACGCATGTCGTCAAAAAGGGCGATCGCACCGTCGACGTGCAGAAGGGCAACGAGACGCACAGGGTGAAAGGCACGCGCTCGGTCGACGTGACCGGCGACGAAACCCACACGAATCACGCGGCGTTTGTGCAAAAGGTCAGCGGCAACTACACGCTGAAGGTGAGCGGCAATCTCGTCATCGACGTGACCGGCTCGATCAGCATCAAGGCAGGCACGTCGCTCCAGAACCAGGCAGGCACCACGCTCGCCAACAAGGCCGGCACCACGCTCAGCAACGAGGCGTTGCAGGTGCAAAGCAAGGCGTCGGCGATGCAGACGATCGATGGCGGCACGATGCTCGCGCTCAAGGGCGCAATCGTCAAGCTCAACTGAGGCAAGAGATGAGCACGCTACCACCCACTGCCGAACCTTCCGCGTCCGCGCACGCGATGGTCGTCGAGACGCGCGATGCGGCAGGGCAACTGGTGAGCCGCACGCCGATGCTCGACGGCGTAGCGCACGGACAGGTGGTCATGTACGGCGCGGGCGCCGTACCCGTCCTGGAGGCGCACTACGAGCACGGTGCGTTGTCGGGCGTGGCGCGCACTTTCGAGGCAACTGGCGCGCTTCTTCTGGAGGCCAACTACGTGGCGGGGCAGCTTCACGGCGCGATGACGACGTGGGAGGACGGCCGCGTCGCCTTGCGCCAGCACTACGCGCACGGGGTGCTGCACGGGACGTCCGTGTCGTATGCGCTGTCGGGACTGGCGACCTCGCGGTTCACCTACGAGGCCGGCAAGCTGACAGGCGAAGCATTGCATCTGCACGACGGGGTCGTCGTTCGACGCGCGCCTTACAGCAAAGGGGTGCTCGAAGGAGAGACGCGCGACTACACGGGCGACGGCAAGCTCGTGCAGACCTCACCCTACAAGGGCGGCCTGCTGCACGGCACGTTGCGGCGCTACGGTGCCGACGGCCGTGTGAGCGAGGAGCGCGCCTACGAGAGCGGCAAGCCGCTTGGCGCAGCCCGCAAGGTGGCCGCGCCCCCGCCGCAGCAAGACCCGGCGACGGGCGGACAGCGCCTCGCCAGGCAGCTTGAAAAATGGGTGAAGGGCTGACATGAGCTTTCTGGTAACGACCGGATCGACGATGCAGTGCACTTTCGGCGCCGCGCCCGCGGTATTGAACGTGCTGCCCACCAACCGCGTCCTCGCGGGTACGCCCGCCGCAACGATCATGGATCACATGCCGATGGTCAACGTGCCGCCGTTCGGCGTCTGCTCGTGCGTCGCGAATCCGATGGTGGCGGCGGCGACGGCAGCGGCGCTCGGCGTCCTGACGCCGATGCCCTGCGTGCCGATGACGATGGCGCCGTGGCTGCCGGGCTCGCCGACGGTCCTGATCGGCGCGATGCCGGCCTTGCAGAACGCTTCGAAGCTGATGTGCGCATGGGGCGGGGTCATCTCGATCCTGGCGCCGGCGCAGTTCACCACTATGGTTTCCTGAGGAATATCCGTCATGCAATACGTTTTTTCGATGACCGCGCGCATGGTGACCATCGTGCTTGGCT
The genomic region above belongs to Paraburkholderia sp. HP33-1 and contains:
- a CDS encoding type VI secretion system Vgr family protein, producing the protein MQAANATQAGCLLSISTPFGKDVLLLDGLGGREAISAPFHFDLRMRSTNRALDAQAIVGKNATVTLQVPSGTKRYLHGIVTRFAQIGTDAQHGFYTAELAPRLWLLGLGSDRAIYQNLSALDIVEQVLQKFGIAIELRVKGTYAVREYCVQYDESALQFISRLMEEEGIFYFFTFADGVHTMVLGDSTAAHKPGKTDSHLWYSSDSVAHRHVDRVDAFEMTTGLVEAEQIVADYDYTKAALLTANSAAGSGPASGTRYTFPGGYAKAADGTRTAKLRLAAHQLGQRTGRASSGICTLTAGASFTLGGHANAAFNASYVICAVSHSASNNDRYDNSFDVIPASVAFRPPLVTPKPMVAGTHTAIVTGSSGEEIWTDAYGRIKLKFHWDRSAGANENSSCWVRVAQVAAGNGWGHLVLPRVGQEVVVSYVDGDPDRPLVTGSVYNRQGTLPVGLPASQTQSVMRSRSSKGGTAGNEIRMDDKLNSEELYFHAQKDLNIAVENALSTTVLAGAETHVVKKGDRTVDVQKGNETHRVKGTRSVDVTGDETHTNHAAFVQKVSGNYTLKVSGNLVIDVTGSISIKAGTSLQNQAGTTLANKAGTTLSNEALQVQSKASAMQTIDGGTMLALKGAIVKLN
- a CDS encoding toxin-antitoxin system YwqK family antitoxin, which encodes MSTLPPTAEPSASAHAMVVETRDAAGQLVSRTPMLDGVAHGQVVMYGAGAVPVLEAHYEHGALSGVARTFEATGALLLEANYVAGQLHGAMTTWEDGRVALRQHYAHGVLHGTSVSYALSGLATSRFTYEAGKLTGEALHLHDGVVVRRAPYSKGVLEGETRDYTGDGKLVQTSPYKGGLLHGTLRRYGADGRVSEERAYESGKPLGAARKVAAPPPQQDPATGGQRLARQLEKWVKG
- a CDS encoding DUF4280 domain-containing protein encodes the protein MSFLVTTGSTMQCTFGAAPAVLNVLPTNRVLAGTPAATIMDHMPMVNVPPFGVCSCVANPMVAAATAAALGVLTPMPCVPMTMAPWLPGSPTVLIGAMPALQNASKLMCAWGGVISILAPAQFTTMVS